The following is a genomic window from Carassius auratus strain Wakin chromosome 15, ASM336829v1, whole genome shotgun sequence.
acaTCCAAAATGAAGGTTTTtgcttacataatatatgtgtgtatatttattatgtatatataaatacactcatatacagaaaatatttacatgtatttaaatgtatatatttatataatttatattacatataaatatatttaatatacaaatacaacatatttttattaaatataaaaatgaaatatatacatgcgtgtgtatattcataaatacataataaaatatacacagtacacacatatattatgtaaacaaaaactcttattttagatctgattaatcgtttgacagcactagttataatataatcaaataatacaaccattacttttattaataacacaaatagtaataatacaagctttaacaatattataataaaacaactcaAGTCTTTTCATAGATGGAATTACCAGGGGGctttgaaatattactaaataataaCCACATTAGTATGATACTGCTGTGGCACATGTCCATAAACAATGTAGGTAACTGTGTGTTTTTCTACACCATGCATTACCATTTCTGTCatatcccagacagcaagcagtttcggctcagaaccggcccacatctggcccgcatgaaatccatagTACTTTTAGAGTACCATTGCTACATACTAGTGTACAGTGATCTTATCCAGCTCCATAATTAGTAAGGGTCAGAAACACAATCGTGTATTATATTTCTGTTGCTTAATTTATTTTACCGTTTTTATTTGTAGCGTTCTGCGTTGGCAAAACACCCTGGTGTACTCTGGTCATATGTGCTCGCTATGTTTATACACAGTACAgaagcagcagctctgcatcagtCTGTGCTGCAGCATCATGGACGGCGATCACACACGAGCTGATTACTATCAGCAACTCACAGCGACTAAATTCGACATACCTGTTAGAATCGCTATTAGTCCTCCTGTTGAAGTCAGCGATCAGCCTTTCTTCAGTCATATACCGCGAGAGATACAGCACGACGGCTCTGCTGCCTTCAACAACACAGCGCCCATAAGGCAACTGaatgtcaagctccaaaaataaaaaagccgTATTAAAGGCAGGACAGTCCCATATCGTATTACCACTTACGGCTATGCACTCTAATAATAACGAAATCAGTTCACACTTACATTTCTGTagcaattaattatataaaacaataatttattcacaacagatattttgtattattatttaaaggtgtcatatgatgttgctaaaaagagcattattttgtgtatttggtgaaatgaaatgtgtttatgcggtttaaggttgaATAAAAACGCATTatattccacatactgtacattattgtttctcctctatgtcccgccttctgaaacgcgtTGAGTTTTACTAAGCTCAtcgtctgaaaagcgaggtgagctgtgattggccagctatccagtgcgttgtgattggcccaATACCTTAAGcctgtgacggaaatgttactccccttaacatattgtgatgccctgcCTGGCCTGAGCGataagacataaacattaaacccCATTGGAAGGCCAAACTAAGTAGTTTGTTTTCTCAATGAAACCGCGTCACACATGGCCTTGAGTGAGTGAAGGCCGGAGgcggtgagcgtgatttcaccaagtacaacatccTTGATGATCCTgcaacaacattccaatcaaccaatcagaattgaaatacaacttttaagaaaatatctgttttaggcttataatcagggttaggtgcttctacactcttgttaatcagctatattTCACCACGagtttaggaataaattatgggtaggttaggtttagggattgggttaagtctatatttttggacaattatgttgatccaggaacatgtcttacttggcctAGAGTGAGCCGCGGCCTTGGGTGAGCAGAGGCGGCCGGCAGATTCGACAAAGGAGCTTGCAGCAACCACGTGTGACAACCGCGGACTGGACTCTGCTACGTCCATGGTGAAAGCCGCTCCGGCGATCATCAGTGCAaaatgttgatgtatttcctcagcgaccagcaacCGATCAGCTCCATGCATGACGAAGCAAATATCTtcctcttttggaaagccaaacaaagtagtttcgctttcagtgaaacacacagcatctataCGACatagcagcagcaacaacaatactacaacaagGATAAAAGGTACGCCATCGTGAACATCTGGGCTGTGTTATGCAATTCTTCctacatagtgatgtagagatgtggggtcgttttagaacgagccgttttagggggtgtggttgactcttaacctTTATAAAGAAAacctctttggttttgagactttagtctttgcaactttacagatcttctttatgcaccaagagcttgtaacactccaaagagaaaggacagatttaaatcacatcatatgacccctttaaatgttgcCTACAAACATATATGGGAGATGATTTAACATCTAAACTTATTACAGAAGCTGAGATGACTGTAGTGTCAGCTAACTGCATGAATGACTATATTAAGGCATTAGTTATGCTATACTTGAATAGACACTGTGGGTAAAAATTACAGCAAACAGCAATGGAATGTTTCTGATCCTTTTATTCACTATTCAAGACCACATCATTTGAATTAAACTTGTTTTAATAACATCACAAATTCTCCTGCAGAGAAATACACATTGTGATCTCTTCTACAGTCACtcaagcagaaaagaaaaatcaccaGATATATAAATACTATGCATCACAGATGTTACACAgcatttcttcttttatttttgacataGGTCCTAATATCTGATTGAGATGTATTTTTTAGAGGAATCATTTTCCAGAAGCAAGCAGACGGTGAATGGCTATGGTCGTGTTCGTGTCTCCGATCCAAACCTTATGACAGTCCTGTAGGAGGaggtggggaaaaaaagaaatcaatctTTTAATTACTTTAGAACAATACAACCCATATCCATTAATAATGGAAAAATACCGCAAAGGAATGTTGTTGAAGCAAACTGATGTAGGCTAGTCCACTACATGATCAACAAAACTGTGTCGCATACACCATATATTGCAACAAGAGAAAATATAAAGGATGAATAAATAGAATGGTTCACGATAAACggaaaatcatttactcaccctaacgTCATTCACAGACCGTAACACTTTCATTCatgttcagaacacaaatgaagatattgtgAATGACATCAGACATTTCTGTCTCTCCATCAACAGTTCAGAAAGTCCTACAGGCTTGGAgtgacatgacggtgagtaaatgatgaattctgggtgaaatattttattatctgaTTTCATGAACTTAAACCTTATtcagacgggactagttttcGAAACTACGTTTGACTTTCGATTCTTACTACCTGACGTCTGagattcggacgggactaacatctctgtgtttattacagaggtgggacggtctgttttgtgcatctgggcgtcaaaGAGATCACGGGCTCTGTATGCATGCATTGCGTATAGTCATTCGGATTGATTACCATTAGTATTATTCCACAATATATACTAagtggctagtatagcaaaaccatgttaatgtgtttctttagtttaactcgttttccttttttttgtagtagtaggCTAAACCcatgtttcattttcatgaaggtacatctgtatttaaaacattatgtaactgagtgcatatatgaacgtgagtaatcttacctgttgctgatattacaatagccagtattaacagtttacgtgatctggctcttgattttatttttattattattattattattatttctatgcctggaagtaaatatattaaacatgcgcgcggtaagagcatctacggtaattcatgttggccaaaacacacgAGGAAATCAATTTGGATTCATCTGATTTAAAAAACTACCAGCCAATTTCAAAACTGTCTTTCCTGTCAAAAACTCTGGAGAGGGTTGTCTTTCAACAGTTTTctattaatttaaatagaaatggtTCTTTTGATAAGTTCCAATCTTTCTCGAAGTGTCTAATGATCTGTTTTTGCCTGTCGATTTGGGAAAGCATGCAATTTTTCACTTGATTTGACAGCTGCATTTGATACTATAACACATAAAATACTGATGGAGGACTTAAGAATGCGAGCTAGGATCCAAGGTATTGCTCTTAACTGGTTTAATTCATATCTCTCTAGGAGAACTTATTATGTCGAATAAGGAAATTTCAAATCCTCTTCTGCTCAAATGAAGTATGGTGTTCCACAAGGATCAATACTGGGTCCAGCCTTATTTTCTATTTACATGCTTCCTTTGGCTGATATCTGTCAGAAACATAATGTATATCATCATCCTTATTGTCGATACACAGCTTTATCTGTCTATAAAAATGGGGGATAATTCGGCCTTACAATCtctttttgcatgttttaatgatattaaggagtggactgaagactgaagtgataGTGTTTAGCCCTCCGAGCTCTTAATTTAAAGACTTAGATCTTCTCTGTTGCATTTGATTGTAATTAATTCTATGTAATTTTGTGATTGTTTGAGAGTTTTTAGATTGTATGTCTTATGTTTGATATGTAAAGCACTTTTGCCAAcgtctgttgtttttaaatgtgctatataaataaatagactaGACTAATGAACTAGACTTAATTATAAAATTTTGCGAACTGGTGCCACTAACAACATCTGTGTACATACCACTGGAGAATTTGCATTGTTTCAGTACTTCGCTGAAGCCCTCACAGAGTTTGAGGTCGCTCTGTGTCTGAGCGCATTCAATGAACTGCTTCAGCTCATAAGCACAGGgaccctgctgctgctgctggtacATGGATGGCTGCTGCTGCTGGTACATGGGCTGAGCCTGGTAGGGCTCCTGTGGGAAGGTTTAGGATAAAGAAGCATTTTAGGATTCTATTTTTATGTGAATGTAGAAATCCTAAAACCATTTAGCAAGATCAACCAGATTTAAAAGATGATTAAATaaaggaatttaaaaaaatattttgagagaCTGTACTAAGAAGTGCTTAAATGTATGGAATGTGCATTTGTTGTGTTCTTCCGTTCTTAGAAGTATATTTGGTATTTTACGGTGTCCTTGTTGCAAATTACATGTGCTTACTTTATTGAtgacaaaacattaaacattattaaatgcaaCAAACCCCAAACCAAACCCTCATTCTAACCCTAAGCaaatagtaagtacatgtggCTAGCtaatattacttattatttacatttataattacactgtaacaaagacaccATAAAATAAAGCAGTTCCTTacaattttactgtatacttTAAACTGTACTTAAGGAAAATTAAATAATCTTAACGAAATAAAAAGACACTTAAGTGTGAAGAGAGACTAACAcactttaaaaagtgcactttgtaaaaaACATACAATTTGCATTACACTCATTTGGATTTGTTGACCAACGTTCTTACTTAGCCACATGTAAgctacttgattataattttaagtaatgttaTAACTTtacagttaatatattttaagtgtactacacttcaaaaatatttagatacatGAAATACAGTTGAAGTCAAGAGTTTAAATACAGCTGGCAAATTTtgcaaaatgttcattattttaccaaaataagagggatcaaacaaaatgcatgttattgtttatttagtactgacctgaataagatatttcacataaaataggTTTATAAATTTTACATTGTCCACAATACTGTGTCATATTGTGTTGTTACTTGATTGATCCAcagctgtgtttttttgtttaataataattgttcatgagtctcttgtttgtcttgaacagttaaactgcctgctgttcttcagaaaaatccttcaggtccaacaaattctttagttttatagcatttttgtgcatttgaaccctttccaacaatgactgtgattttgagatccatttttcacactgaggacatccAAGGGACTCGTATCGTGTAATGACATATGAAGAAGTACCTAAATCCTACTGGGAGAGCTGAGTGTAACTACTCAAACGGGTAGTTTGGCTTCGAGTTTACCTGATAGGTGACATCAGGCCTGGCAGCCTCTGAGTTTCCACCTCCGCTGAAGCCGCCGGTCATGGCGTGACCTATAGTGTGTCCGACAGCAGAGCCGACAGCGACGCCCGCCGCGGTGGACGCCATCTGAGCGAACATCCCCGGCTGACGGGGCGCAGCAGCAGGAGCGCCCACCGCCGATGGTGGAGGAGGAGCGGGAGCTGGGGCGTAGGAGCGAGGGGGAGGAGCTCGAGCCATTGGTGGAGGGGACGAGTAACTAGAGTGAAAACACATCATCATCTACCTGTACAGGAAGAGCTCCTAATACAAGGTTCACACACTAATCAATTTCAGTGACAGATTTTGGTTATCATCAGTATTTGATTCCATTGTTCTtatatggttgctaggatgttctagGTGGCTGGTATACAGGATCAAATAGTGACTGATACACAGTGCATATGGGAAATTTATggattttcaatatatatatatatatatatatatatatatatatatatatatatatatatatatatatatatatatatatatatatatatataggtcagtAGATGTTGTACATTTATTTCTcaacaattaataaatatttactgatgTCTGTTAATTTCcaaattttattttagacatttttttcttctcatctcATGTTcagtattaatgtttaaaaacctGAATAATTCTTCGTATttactagagttgttccgattccgatactagtatcggaaatatctccgataccacaacaaattctggcatcggcatcggcgagtacatgaacccatataccgatccgataccattttcttaaaaaagacctagttatgaccgcaagctttgcctaaccgctgcacggttcttcttcgctgctcaaaatgcattgaaaacacaggaagttgtgctgtgttgccacaagcaacccctgtttagagcagcgaagaagaaatgaaaacgcgttagcagccctgatctatatatgactggatcactcatcacattctaaactgccaaaagacagtgaagccgcttctatattatagatcagtggttagcagtatgtctctgtagtaccggtagttacagactctcaagtatattcagtaccggcagctgcgttcagtcgcttccgtgtaagtcaaaacgcaggtctccagacagtagccgaatatatactagtgtctgtgaatattaaactgcaaaatactatttaaat
Proteins encoded in this region:
- the chchd2 gene encoding coiled-coil-helix-coiled-coil-helix domain-containing protein 2; its protein translation is MPRGSRSRTSRMSPPSYSSPPPMARAPPPRSYAPAPAPPPPSAVGAPAAAPRQPGMFAQMASTAAGVAVGSAVGHTIGHAMTGGFSGGGNSEAARPDVTYQEPYQAQPMYQQQQPSMYQQQQQGPCAYELKQFIECAQTQSDLKLCEGFSEVLKQCKFSSGLS